From Solanum stenotomum isolate F172 chromosome 2, ASM1918654v1, whole genome shotgun sequence:
ggagtcagccaggatgagggttcgcttggggaccagcaatggtcttcgagtgccggccacgtccagggtgtaggctcggggcgtgacagtttTTTatgcaaattaaataaaagtatgtGGTGCATTACaactaattataattttttggaaaTATTATCTAACTACACatcatttattatcatattttcttatttttcctaccatttcataaaatatcaaaaatcccCTTTTTTGCTCATTAATCCTTTtttcggatacattaatttgaaatcTTCTACCAAtgattttccttccttttttcaCTCCACAAATCTCTCCACAATTACTTTCATTAAtctaattttgaatttcaaatcgtTTCTTTTTCCAATAAATGATTTCAAGTTATTTAAGAGGTAGATTTCTTTCAATCACTTCagtttttgatttcttttatattttttcatcttaaaaaattaCTGAATCTTTTACTCTCGGTCTCTTTATGGAAGAGAGGCGGAAAAACCTTGCTAATGCACATAATTCATCTTGGAGTGCATTTGAAATGGTTCCAGAAATTTCTAATGGCGGTCTTGATACACTTCATTCCGTTGGTTCGATCTTTCAGTTTTTTGGGCTTACTTTCAATGTTTCTCGcttattttgattcttaaattagtctttttGGGCTTACTTTCAATGTTTTATATGTGATAGAAGTGTGTCTCGGTGTTAATGAGCATGTTTCTTACTCTTCTCCACTTAACTATTTAGTTCTTTTGTGCAACCAGTTTTGAACCTGTGTTGTGTGTCGTATTTGAGGATTAAATGTTCCatagattataattatttagacATTCTCTCGAGTCCAGGAGGGTTGTTGGTACACAGGTCAAAACTCGGTAGATAATGAGCATGCTTCTTTGTTCTTCTCCACTTAATAGCAAAGCTTTTGTCTACAACAGGATTTGAACACTGGACGTGTGCTTAACCTACACATTATGTGTTACGCTCTTACTACTAGATCAGAATTGTGGGGCAGACATCTTCTTTGACTCTTGACATATTTACTAAGGGTatcaaaagaatatgaaaaatcacCTGAATTTACTCTTATCATATTTTAGCAGTAGCCTCTTCATTTTGAATGAACGGCTAGAAactaaaagtacaaaaaaagaTGAGTTCTTTGAAAAGTTAAAAGGTGGTAGGGTAATGCCTCTCATCCACTTGTTTGGTGGCTTTAAATGAATAAAAGATAGAGTTATAAAATGCACATTCAAACTATCACTTTTTCGCAAGATTCATATCtcaattattacttttttttttaattaaaatacacATTGATACTGAGTTGATCTATATATGTCTATTATCAATTGGTAACAAATATTTGATCAGCTCACCATCGATTGAGGTATGTTTTTGACTATTAATAGAGATGCAAAGCATAAATGAACTTGGAGTGCACGACAGACAAAtaagtcaaatatcatttctattccaaattgaataaatttcaaTAATCAACCTATGGCGTACTAACATACGAAATTGTCCATAATgacaagaataaaaaattactatatttattttgtatgtttATATAAACCTTTCAATACAACTTCACCAAACTCAATCATCAAAGTTTTCATCAATTTACTTTTACTTCAATTCTCaatacttgtttttttttcctttctccatggataacaatcttgaaatgttgaaaaaacaagaaaatgaagtagCTATAATCATGGTTCCATTTCCAGCACAAAGCCATCTCAATCAACAACTTCAACTAGCCTTCATATTTTCCTCATCATATGATCTTCCTGTCCACTTTATTGGCTCAGCTACTCAtttagggcatctccaaccctatactctattttactctccaaatatagagttctgtattttttcagacaatcagctccaacccaattctctattttactttctaaaaaagaattttttctctctcctcaatattatattattatttctatttcatttttattttcttctttcatagataaatcctttatttttccccaataattacttatataatttttatgtgatataaattttttttttcaaattttttatttaatataaaattatgttttattctaattttttaaataacataaattgcaagaaaatattatataatatacaaattaatggataaattcaaataaacgtgaaatacaattacataaactcccaaaatttgaaattattacgTTGCTCTCATAAAtactctattaatgcattaagaagttcaaaatgagcatttttgtccctattttttttttatctttagctaaaaattgttcaaatcggagattttcatctaccaccATTTTTGTCGTTGGAGTTGGAGCCTCTAcgacatcttgaattggtgcattaGGATCACATTCATCCTCAGTTATCATGTTATGCAgtataatacatgtagtcattatatcatgtagcaCTTCCTTTCTCCAAAAACGTGACGGTCTTGCAAAGTGTGATTGCAAAACTCCGAATGCACGTTCAACATCTTTTATGCATGATTTTTGTTTTATCgcgaattaattattatgttatgtattgtattatattgttatcttgtatttaaattatcatattatgtattgtattttcaaactaaaatcttcatcttatcattttaattttgtgtattctttacagtgaaaattaataataaaataaaattatattattgacgaaaattagaaaaaattaaaatactattaattcgggatgaaagtagtatatattaaataatatacttttaaaaatattatattacatttaaaatgaattgtgaatatttgatatttaattaatgacattatagtaaaataatatgttaattagaagtaatagaaataataataaaataatcaaaaagtgaaatagagagtgtgaatagttctccaaatttgaagaactactattcacctctctacaTATGAAGAATAGAGAGTGATATGGAGGTGGGTTGGAACgcccattctctattttactctccaagtatagagaatggagagtaaaatagaggtgggttggagatggtctaatTATAGAATATATGTAGACTTAAATCTAGTAATATACATAGCTATATTTAGGTAGCAAATTTATAAGAATCACAAGAATCACTGTTGATTCATAGGAATCAATCttaatttctttccttagttAGCACCTAATGTATTGTATAGATTCCATGCTAACCGACTGTAATAAGACAACATTTCTATTAtattacatggtatcagagcctattGGTTTGTGTCGTTTTGGCTGTGCTACGGAAGAAGTTTGGATTTTTAATCCACTGATTTAGAGTGGTCAGTCTGTGTCACCGCCACCACAGAAGGAGGTGGAGTATATTTTTCGGCCAAACCAGTCCTCTCTAGCATCTGGGTGTAAAGCGAGTGACTGTCACACACTGCTCGTACAGTTTGCCTATTCATCATGCACCGGCACATGAAGGTGTATGTTCTGACTGAATTGGGTAGGCTTTGAATTTCCAGCGTCGGCTCGTCATTTCCGGCGAATCTCAGGTCTGTTCTGGTTTTAAAACTCGATTTGGAAAGTCTGCTCTTCACTTCCAGGTTTGTATCTGTTCTGCGACATTGAATCTGGTTTGTGATTTGTGGTTCCGTGGCTGCTAGCTTCTACTTCAGTTCAGATAATTGGTGTTGTGTGGATAAACTGCTGgttcatgatttctttttcTGAACTACTTATTTAGGGATTTTATTGTTCGTTGCTTACTCTAATCTACTGGTCAAGTAGTCAATTTCTGGGTCGACAATTGGTTTCTTGGTTGATAAAATCATTTGACTCTATTCATCTGTGCTTGTGGGGTCATGAACTAACGTACATGCTTCTGGTTATACTTGTTGTTGATGAGTTCATATGCTACTAAAATATTTGGAGGAAATGACTAAAATTGTGACTCCTATATCTTCGGATAATTTTGGTTTCAGTAGAAGAGTTTGCAAAATTCTCACAATATCAAAACTTACAAAACAAATTTGTTTCAGTTACTACACTTGTTGAGTCGGGAAAAACATGCCTTATATACTCTTTGAATAAATGGGTGATCGATTCAGGTGCCACCGATCACATGACAGGTAATCCTAATATATACTCTGGCTTTCGATCACATGGAGCACTCTCTCCTGTGACAGTTGCTGATGGTTCACTCTGTAAGATTATATGATCTGGGACTGTAAAACCAACATCCTCTATTACCTTGTCATCTGTATTAGGTCTACCAAAGTTAGCCTTTAATTTGATGTATGTTAGTAAGCTTACCAGAGATCTAAACTGTTATATCTCGTTCTTTCCTGGTCATTGTTTGTTTCGTGATTTGAAGAGAAATAACGTTATTGGAAAAGGACATGTATCTGATAATCTCTACATTCTTGATGAATATTGGGAGCCTTGATTTGCTGTCTACTCTAGTGTCATGTCTCCATTTGAGGCATATTGTCGATTGTGACATCCTCCTTTGCCTACGTTGAAGAAGCTTTGTCCCCAATTTCAGAATATTTCTTCAGTGGATTGTGAGTCATATCAATTTGCCAAACACCATCGTAGCTCAACAAATCCAAGGATTAATAAGCGGGTGGAGTCGATTTTTGAGTTAGTTCATTCTGATGTTTGGGGACCATGTCCTGTGTTTTCAAAACTGGATATAAGTATTTTGTCACATTTGTGGATGATTTCTCTCGAATGacttttattttatgaagagtCGTTCTGAAGTGTTTACTCACTTTTGTGCCTTTTGTGCTGAGGTTAAAACTCAGTTCAATACTTCGGTGCTATTCTAAGGAGTGATAATACTAAAGAATATATGTCAGAATTGTTCCAGACCTACATGAGACAACATGGTATTCTCCATCAGACTTCATATGTTGATACACCCTCTTAAAATGGAGTTGCCGAGAGAAAGAATAGGCATCTACTTGAGACAGCTCGAGCACTTTTGTTCCAAATGAAGGTACCTAAACAATTTTGGGCCGATGCAGTCTCTACAACTTGGTTTTTGATTAATTGCATGCCATCGACTGTAGCTTGTTGGTAATGTGCCTTACAAAGTTCTTTTTCCAAACAAGTCATTATTTCCAGTGGAGCCTAAGGTGTTTGGAAGCACATGTTATGTTCAAGATGTTCAGCTATCTGTTACCAAGTTGGACCCTAAACATTAAAGTGTGTTTCTTGGGTTATTCTCGCCTTCAAAAGGGGTATCGATGCTATTCTACTGAGCTTGGTAAATATTTGGTGTCAAATGATGTGGTATTTTCAGAGATGAGACCATTCTTCTATGCACCTTCTAGTTCAACAACTCAGGGGGAGAAATATGAATGGTTAGTCTATCAAGTTACCTGTGTTGTGACAAAACACCTGTGTTGTGACAAAACAATCATATGATGTCCTTCAATCTTTTAGTTCCCCTATTGAACACCATTTGACTACTGGGCCTACATCTTCTACTCTGGCAAGACCTCCAAttgttcaaatttattcaagaaGATGAGAGATCGGTGATACATGTTCTGCATCGGCTCCTTTGTTATTAAATCTTTCTTCACCCAATCCTTCAGATGATCTTGATCTCCTTATTGCTCTTCGCAAAGGTAAAATGACTTGTCATTCGACATATTccattgctaattttgtttcttATGACCTTTTATCCTCTACGTCAAGGTCCTTGGTTGCTTCTTTAGACTTTATCTTTGTACCCAAAACAATGAAGGAAGCTTTGAATCATCCTGGATGGTATGGTGCGATGCTTGAGGAAATACATACCTTAGAGGAAAATCACACGTGGGATTTGGTGGATTTACCTAGTGAGATGTAAGTAGGTGTTCACAGTTAAAGTAAATCCAGATGGTTCTGTGGCAAGACTTAAGGCCAGGCTTGTGGCTAAAGGGTATGCACATACTTATGGGGTGGATTATTCAGACACTTTCTCTCCAGTTGCCAAACTTACTTCCGTTCGTTTGTTCATTTCTCTAGCTGCCTCTGAAAATTGGCCTTTACATCAGTTGGATATAAAAAATACATTCCTTCATGGTGATCTTCAAGAGGAAgtatatatggagcaaccacctggttttgttgctcaAGGGGAGTATGTGAGAGTGATTTATTTGAAGAAGTACTTGTATGGCTTGAAACAGAGTCCGtgagcttggtttgggaagttcagcGAGGTAGTCCTAGAGTTTGGGATGAAAATGAGCAAATGTGATCACTCAGTCTTTTATCGACAATCAGCAGTTGGCACTATCCTACTAGTTGTGTATGTTGATGTCATTGTCATCACTGGAAGTGATTATGTGGGGATCTCTTCCCTCAAATCTTTTCGGCATACTAGGTTTCATACGAGAGACTTGGGTCAATTGAAATACTTTTTGGGTATAGAGGTGAATAGAAACAAGAAGGGAATTCTGTTGTCTCAGAGAAAGTATGTTCTTGATCTTCTTACAGACACCGGAAAGTTAGCAGCTAAACCTTGCAGTACTCCAATGGTTCCCAATGTGCAGCTTATGAAAGATGACGGCGATCTCTTTGATGATACCAAGAGATACATGAGGTGTATTGGGACATTAAACTACCTCAGTGTGACTCGTCCGACATTGCTTTTGCAGTAAGTGTTGTCAGCCAGTTTATGTCCTCGCCTACAATCAATCATTGGGTAGCTTTGGAGCAGATTTTATGTTACTTGGAAGGATCCCCTGGACTTGGGATATCGTATAACAATTATGGTCATACTCGTGTTGAGTGTTTTGCAGATGCTAACTATGCCAGATCTAAAATTGATAGGAGATCGACTACAGGCTATTGTGTCTTTGTTGGAGGGAActgttgctcccaattgcacacgcaagtgtactcggtcgcgcaagtaatatagtggctcttaaaagaaccagattgtcgaacccaaaggacttgtcaattaactatttttactaaattatactgatctaatttatttagttaagagaaccaaaagagaagaatacaagaacaaaataataaaattacttacaatagTTGGAAAATCCCAGGGCTGCAGCATGTGTAGAATTTCATGCATCATATTTTTGGCTTAGAATTAATTTCAGTtttcaagttactggtttatagggttgatAGTATGGTCTGGGTGGTTTGCCTCTCGCCGCCTTCCCCAATTAGCCATCTAACTatatcgttgagcggggatagataAACTAACTGGCgaacatttatatttcatcctttttcataaccaagcaaggtgttcgtttgggcgtcactcctgaacactaatcacctcaatctaatgggtgaatcgagctctctatatactctggtctatctaatccctcctcgttcgattttaagattaaacaatatatttatctcatGGTGATCAAGtacaaaatactaaaacaagaatatagaagtaacttataatgacaaccaagaattaattcgaaaaccttaaataatcaacattgattccgtagctacagccccagaacaagGGCTTTAGCTACTAATctctaagaaaataagaagaagaagaagaaaagaaccctaaaaagtattgacgACTTTCTCTTCAAAAGTGCCTCCTCCTTATTCtatattggttttttttttcccaaataattatttctatggactatttatagatatagaaaaccctaaataaaataattgagtccaaaacaaattaggaatTCAAAACCATAAAGGAGttgaattcctttttattttcggCGTGAACCAGTGCTCCACCGCCTTCAACATGCTGTTGCGGCTCTTCGGTGACTGTCACGTGGAATTTTCCAATTCCAATTCCAATTCTACTTCAAcctaacatatatattattttagaaagtttaatccattaagctacctgcttgatttccttcttcaacttttcatatttaatttgttttagcttcaaacttcttcaactttacaccaatttactcctacaaataaaatacactatttagcacaattcataaaatccatgataaaaaaggacaaatataaataataaatgtgaggcaaatgatgattaaaatatatgtttttggcCTCACATTAGGAACCTAGTTTCATGGAGAAGTAAGAAGCAAAGTGTTGTATCTCAATCTAGTGCAGAATTTGAGTACAGAGCTATGTCACAGTTTACATGTGAGAATATGTAGATACATCATCTTCTAACTGAAATTGGGTTGGATCATCATACACCATCAAAACTTTGGTGTGATAATCAAGTTGCCTTGCATATTGCCTCAAATTCGATGTATcatgaaagaactaaacattttgaggttgattgtcattttattcGTGAGAATACTCAGGAAAACTTGATTTCCACTGGCTAAGTGAAGACAGAAGAGCAAGTAGCTGATTTACTCACAAAGGCATTGAATGGAACTCGAGTTGATTATCTTTGTAACAAGCTGGGCATGATCAATATATATGCTCCACCTTTAGGGGGAGTGTTATAGAATGTATATAGACTTAAATCTAGTAATATACATAGGTATATTTAGGTAGCAGATTTATAGGAATCAATGTTGATTAATAGGAATCAATCttaatttctttccttagttAGCACCTAATGTATTGTATATGTTCCCTGCTAACCTGCTGCAATAAGATAACATTTTCCATTAGATTACAATCATCAAGCTCGTGTTCAAGCCAATGGGTTAAATCTGTCAGACATAGCCAAAATCCTCTTCCATGATATCCCAACACCTGATTTTGCCTCCCCTGCACCTGATCCTAATGCATTCACCAAATTCCCATCGCAACTCTTACCATCTTATAATGCTTGCACCCTTCTTCGCGACCCTATATCTTTGTTATTTTGTGACATCTCCTCTAAATCAAGACGAGTTGTCGTTGTTCATGATGTTTTAATGTCATATAATGTTCAGGATGTTACTTCTTTGCATAATGCTGAGTCTTATAAATTTAAATGTGTTTCTGTTTTCTTTATGTATTCTAGTTTTATATGTGTACCTAATGGAATGCCTATTCCACTTGATGAAGATTTACTTAAAAAGTTACCTATACTTGAACCTGATGCACCAGAAGAGATCAACAAGTTAGTTGAGTTTCAACTTCAGTATAGAGATATAAGAGCTGTTGATTTATACAATTCAAACAAAATACTTGAAGGTATTGTTATGATTTGTCCTTATTTTCTATCATATTTGGTTAATCCTTTCTTGGCGTAAAAGGTTAGGGTAGAAGGATAGTCGGCATCAGTGCACTGTCTTGATGTTCGTTCACATTAGTAGTCGTAGTATTACTCCTGTAGTTTCTTGTACTTTGATTTCTGTTACTATCTATTGTTTCTTGTAGCTgattattgtattgttttattGTAGTTTCTGTTCTGCTACTATCtgctatttttgttattatttgttgtttcttgtacttccGCTACTTCTTTCCCGAGACTACTTTGGACTGTGTTTTCTTGAACCAAGGGAGTCTCtatgaggtaggggtaaggtctacaTAATCTCTACCCTCTCCAAACCCCAtttgtgggactacactgggtatgttgttgttgcctTTCTTGTAGTAATGTTTTAAActtctataaattgaagatcctttcTTTCCTACAAGAATACCATAACATACACAATGTAGTCGTTAAAAAGTTGTGCAATTATTAGCTTCCGCATGATGTCCTGATTATTTCAATTCCAACAAGTATAATGGAAAAATTTGCAAGTACACAAAACAAAAAGCAATGGGAAATTAGACCGATTCTGCCTGCTAAAGTAGATCATGTATCATATAAGAGAAACAAATGTTCAGATTGGCTTGATAACCAACCTCCAAGATTAGTTCTTTATGTATTTTTTGGATCATCAACTACATTTTCTGATAAAGAAGTGATGGAGCTCATGATGGGACTAGAGCGTAGCAAACAGAAGTTCGTATGGGTGTTTAGAGATGGTGAAAGAGGTAATATTTTTAGTGAGGAAGCTAGAAGATTTGAGTTGCCAGATGGGTTTGAAGAAAGAATAGAAGGTTTCAGGTTAGTGGTCAGAGAATGGGCGCCACAACTTGAAATCTTGGCTCATTCTTCCACAGGGGGGTTCATGAGTCATTGCGGATGGAATTCTTGCATAGAGTGTATTACTGCGGGGGTACCAATGGCTGCTTGGGCTATGCATTCTGAACAGCCACCTAATGCTTTCTTTGTGACAGAAATCTTGAAAACAGGCCTTCTCGTTAGGGAGTGGAAGAAACACGAGGAACTTGTCACTGCATCCGCCATTGAGAATGTTACGAGGAAGTTAATGGCATCAGAAGAAGGCGACAAGATTAGGAAAAGAGCAGAAGAATTGGGAGCATCAGTAAGGGAGTCCAGAGAAAGGAGGTGCTTCTCAACTGGAGTTATATTCTTTCATTGCTCATATTACTAGATAGACTTGCTTTTCACAACtaaaaatttatgttttgtAATGCTCTACTACAACTGAATAATCGAACAACGTATTAGGTTCTTGATTAACTCTAGTACATACCAACTGAGGAATGTAAACAGGACCATTAAGAGAAAAATACAAAGCAATAACTCACTGATAGCCATAGAAGCCAGACAAGTGACAGATAAACTTGAAATTTCTGTTgaaaagtaagtctatcttGTGATATGCACGATAAAAGAATCAGGATCTATTCGAGAAGAACCCCCTTTCTCTGTGAAACGCCTAACGGCTTCTCCCAATTCTTCTGATCTTTTCCTAATTGCATCACCTTCTTCTGATGCCATCAACTTCCTAACGACTTTCTTAATAGTGGATGCACTTACTGGCTCCTCGCGTTTCTCCCACTCCCTTACAGCCAGGCCTATTTTCAGTGATTCCGTCACCAGGAAACCATTTCTCGGTTGGTCAGAGTGCATAGGCCAAGCAGCTATAGGCACACCCATGGTAATACTCTCTATACAAGAATTCCATCCAGAATGACTCATGAACCCCGCCTGTGGAAGAATGAGCCAAGATTTCGAGTTGTGGTGCCCATTCTCTTACCATTAAGCCTACTTCTTTTACCCTTTCCTCAAACCCCTCTGGAAGCTCAAATCTTCTAGCTTCCCTGGTAAAGGCATCTCCTCTATCGGCTTCTCTCAACACCCATATGAACTTCTGTTTGCTTTGTTCAAGTCCCATCGCTAGCTCCATGACTTCTCTATCGGAAAATGTAGTTGATGTTCCCATTGATATATAAAGAACTGATCTTGAAGGTTGTTTGGTCAGCCACTCCAAACATATATTGTTGGTATTCGATATTTTATCGAGTTTAGTAGGCAGAATCGGTCCAATTGCTCAATGTTGTTTACTTTCTACTTGTGCCAGCAAATCAAGAAACTCACCTTCAATTACTTTACTTGTATTATGGATATCACCTGATTTAATATCCATATATGGACTCTAAATATCCATTAAGTTCTTTATTTCATCAGACAACGCTCCTTCAAGGGGTGGTAGCCTTTTAAGCAATTCTTCTCCAAGTTGGATTGACTTTCAACTAAATAAGCATAAAGAACAGTACAAAGTGACAACTGAAATGCAATTAAATATATTCGATTCAGCATTGGGAAGGGAAGAAATATCCTGAACAATATATTGTTGTAAATCTTACGGAAAATACCTTCATCACGAACAGTTGTACTGAATTCACCTAACCTTATGCTTCACCACGAGCTTTTGTAGGAACTTCTCAAAGATTGAGGTGTGTCGAGGGTCACTGACCTTAAGTATATTTCACCCAGTATAGGtgttgggtttagcaaggtgtgaatgggaaataagaagagaaaatggaaagtgggggaaccaattttggagggaaaatgaaaagtcattgcaaagtgcaaatgaaaagtcatttttaccatattggtagaagaaaggaaattcttgtccttatattaggaaacactttcttttgttcttaaagggttaataAGAAGGTGCCCCCCGggccgtcgtcgtcgctcgctctgcctcggcctcggcttcggcttcggcAAATGATTTGATTGATTGTATTTTTGGACAgaaattatttaatcaatcttgttaattcatttccttatcttataaattaattcagaatgttagttaaataacataattaatttggcgcaacaaaatttatttaaaattcacGTGTAACGGTAAAAACATTTTGAAGGGACCTATTCCTTCCGAAAAGTCGTTACGTTTCCTAAAAGACAcaaagttttggaaaaaatggGTCTGAACAGACGCGTTCCTTGCTGTAAATagctataaataagaggttTTTTTCCGTTTTTCAAACATTGAAAGTTTTTTCTCtttgcatacattttcttatataaacaaaattgtcgatcgactgagtctgtgtgtgctcttgttgctgttcttgcgttcgctgaagttattgaagtttaaggtaccgctacttctctaacaggttaatccgttttatcttgggaggaattaatctgcaacctcgggtataatgaggggattaaatttcttaaagaaaCACAGTGGTTTCTATGGACTCGGATTAAAAGCATTTCgtctatttcatcttttttctgtttctgtatttttgagTAACCTGAATACAAGAGataacaatcttaagaaatttaatagttTCTGTATTTAAGTTTTCTGGTGATTAAAACCTTTATGGTTTTTTactctgtttgaatttttaaaattcattcgattaacgattaaaa
This genomic window contains:
- the LOC125855359 gene encoding zeatin O-xylosyltransferase-like translates to MSYNVQDVTSLHNAESYKFKCVSVFFMYSSFICVPNGMPIPLDEDLLKKLPILEPDAPEEINKLVEFQLQYRDIRAVDLYNSNKILEGIVMICPYFLSYLVNPFLAIMEKFASTQNKKQWEIRPILPAKVDHVSYKRNKCSDWLDNQPPRLVLYVFFGSSTTFSDKEVMELMMGLERSKQKFVWVFRDGERGNIFSEEARRFELPDGFEERIEGFRLVVREWAPQLEILAHSSTGGFMSHCGWNSCIECITAGVPMAAWAMHSEQPPNAFFVTEILKTGLLVREWKKHEELVTASAIENVTRKLMASEEGDKIRKRAEELGASVRESRERRCFSTGVIFFHCSYY